TACCGCTCCAACATATTCGTTTGGTACCATGATGGTGGCCTTTACCATTGGCTCTTCCATCCTGCTTATTTCATTTGGTGGCGGAAGTTTTGTAGGATTGTCTATATACAGAACCTCTCCATTTGTCTTTGTAACTCTGTAAACAACAGAGGGTGCTGTTGTAATAATGTTCAAATCATACTCCCTCTCCAGCCTTTCCTGAACAATTTCCATGTGCAAAAGACCTAAAAAACCACACCTAAAACCAAAACCAAGTGCAGCAGAGCTCTCTGGCTCAAAAAACAGTGCTGCGTCATTGAGTTGCAACTTTTCAAGTGCTTCCTTGAGCTCTTCATATTTTGTATCACCAGTTGGGTAGATTCCACAGAACACCATCGGGTTTAACTTTCTAAAACCAGGCAGAGGCTCATCAGCAGGATTGTTTGCATCAGTGATAGTATCACCAACTCTTGTGTCTCTCACTGTTTTGATTGACGCAGCAATGTATCCAACATCACCTGCCCTTAGCTCTTCACAAGGAATTAACATGCCAGGTTTGAAGTAGCCAACCTCCGTGACTGTAAACTGTGCACCAGTTGACATCATCTTTATTGTCATATTGGGTTTTACTACTCCATCAAATACCCTAACATATGCCAAAACACCTTTGTAGTTGTCATAAAGAGAGTCAAATATTAAAGCCTTCAAAGGCTTTGTATCATCACCTTTGGGGGGTGGAATATCTCTTACAATCCTTTCCAAAACCTCTTCAATGTTAATTCCCTGTTTTGCTGAAATAAGAGGGGCATCTGATGCGTCAAGTCCAATAACATCCTCTATCTCTTTTTTAACCTCATCTGGTCTTGCACTTGGAAGGTCGATTTTGTTTATAACTGGTATTATTTCTAAGTTATGTTCAAGCGCAAGATAAACATTCGCAAGAGTTTGAGCTTCAATACCTTGAGTTGCATCCACAACCAAGATTGCGCCTTCACAAGCAGCAAGGCTTCTTGAAACTTCATAGGTAAAGTCTACATGTCCTGGTGTATCAATGAGGTGAAATATATACTCTTTACCGTCTTTTGCTTTATAATTTAGCCTCACTGCCTGCGCTTTTATAGTAATACCCCTTTCTCTCTCTATCTCCATTGTGTCAAGAACCTGGTCTTGCATCTCCCGTTCGCTCAAAGCACCTGTCAGCTCAATTATTCTATCAGCAAGAGTTGATTTTCCATGGTCAATATGAGCAATTATGCAAAAGTTTCTAATTCTGTCCTGTCTTCTCTCCACCTCAAGTAATCCCCCTACAAAATCAAATTATTGTAGATTTTGAAGTTGACTTTGCACCTCATTCAAAAGTTTTTTTGCATACCGAATGTAAGATTGTCTTACATCACTCCTGTTTAGAATATCCTTTGCCTTCAGGAGCATAAAATCATAGTAACTGCCATTTATTCTTGTCTTTCTGAAAATATATATAGGCTCTACTAAAATCTTTTTTGTAAGTTTATTATCCTTTTTGGTAAGCTCAATTCTTACAGTCAAGCCAAACCTATTGTATGGGAAAATAACTGTCTGGTCACAAAGGAAATTTCCCAGGGAATAAAATACTATACCCTCTCTTTTGCCAGAAGTTCCATCTTCAACCTGTATCTTTTCAAATGGCTGAATGGTATGCGTATGTGTTCCAATTACCACATCAACCCCGTATTTTATGAGCTCTTTTGCAAACTCCTTTTGCTCTGAAGTTGGGTTTATTGAATTTTCATATCCCCAGTTTGCATATGCTATTATAATGTCACAATTGAGTCCTTTCAAGTACTCAAGCTGGTTTTGAATTGTATCTTTGTCCAAAATATCAACATAATCTTTATATGAAGAGTTGCTTCCAAGATACACATTTGAAAGTTCCTTTGTAAATGCAGCAACCCCCACTCTAATATTGTTTATGTCAAACACCTTTGAGGTATGTTCATCTGGAGAGAGCCTTACCCCAACAGAGCTAATTCCTGCCTCTTTTAGATTTTTGATTGTATCTTCTAAGCCTTGCTTTTTGCCATCAAAAATATGTGAAGAAGATAGTACTGCAACATTAAAGCCAGCAGACTTTAGCAAACCTAAACTTTCTTTTGGAGCATTGTATTTGCCATATGTTGAAACTGGCAAATTAGACGTTAAACTGCTATCAAACTTGAAAATACTTAAGTCTGCGTAGGTTATGTCTTTAACATTTTCCATTATATTTCCAAATGAATATGATTGAGTTTGTCTGTTATAATACGATTTTAAAAGATACCCATTGAAGAACACATCGCCAACAAGCGAGATTGTTGCTTTGTATTCTTTTGGCTGGTTTTTTAGCTGAACAGAAGAAGATTTAGTAGTATCTGCCGCAGTTTTTTCCCTTGCAGGTGTGGATGTATTTTGTTTCTTTGTAGTATCATAAACCTCCTGGGAAACCGGGATATAATTTTTTACATACATGTTCTCATAATAAAATATTGCATTTATTCCAATAAGAAGGACTATAATAAATGAACCCAGAACATACAAAATCTTTTTCATAACTCAAGCCCTCTTTCTTTATAAACATTTATTTTACTTAAGTTTTCAATCTGAATAGGAAACTCAACAACATCCTTGACAATTTTCTTCCCATCTAAGTATCTTAAAATCCCTTTTTTACCTATGTCAAATTTAAGGTAATAAGCACAAAGACACTGAATACTTGCATTATACTTCTTATTTAGCGCCCAGTCACCATATTTACTATCGCCCAAGATGCAAAGCCCAACATGCGCAAACTGGGCCCTAATTTGATGGGTTTTTCCTGTTTCTATCTCAACATCAACAAGCAGCAAGTCGTCTTTGCCTCGTATTATTTTGTATCTGGTTACAATCTCCGAATAACCTTCAGACGGTAAATCTGAAATGTAAACTTTGCTTTTTTTAGAGTCCTTTTTTAGATAGTGCACGAGTACTCCACTTTTTGGCAAATCCACCCTTTTTGTTATGCATAAATACTTCTTTTTAATAGCCCTTCTACTCATATATTTTAACATCTCGTTTAAAACTTGTCTATTTTTTGCAATAATCATAAGACCTGAAGTGTTCCTGTCAAGCCTGTGACAAAGTGCAGGCAACTGATTGCCAGAATAATTATCTTCAATCCAATTTACAACAGAATACTCGTTATTTGTATCGGGGTGCGAAGGAATACCATATGGTTTGTCAATGACAATTATATTGTCATCTTCATATACTTTTGAAATTTCAACTTTTTTCTGATCTAAGTACTTCTCTTCTATGTCAAAGCTAATTAAATCTCCAAATTGTAATACCTGACCTTTTTGAGCAACCTCAAAGTTAACCTTTATTCTACCCTTTCTCAGAAGTTTAAATATTACACTCATTGGAATTGTCGGATATTTCTTTTTTATAGCCTTTTCAAGTTTCATACCTGCAAAATCTTTCTCAATCAACATTTCTATTGTCATTTACACATACCTCGCTTTTAACACGTTGAATAATATTATCATATAATAAAATTGACCAAATTGAAAATGAAAAAAACATGAAAATTGGCATTGATGGTAGAGCAGCTAAATGGTATAGAGGTTCTGGTATTGGAACTTACACCTATCAACTTTTAAATTATATCAAAAAACTTGACAAACAAAACGAATACCTTATCATATGGCCCGACAAATCTGAAATAGAGTTTGTTTCAGCAGAAAATATTAACATAAATCTTTTGCCTCAACAACTAGACAAATTCTGGGAAGAGATAATGATAAAGGAGATAATAATCCAAAATGATATTGAGATTTACCACGTTCCTCAAAACGGAATAGGCATTCCTTTTTCTAAAAAGTGTAGTTATATTATAACCCTTCACGATATAATCCCATTTAGGTTGCCTGAGACAGTGGGACCGGGCTATTTAAAAATCTTTAGAGAAAATGTTCCGAAGATTTTGAAGATTGTAGATAGCGTGATAACTGTTTCTGAATTCTCTAAAAAAGATATATGTGAGTACTTTGACTATGATCCATCAAAGGTGTTTGTAACACACTTAGCACCAGAAGATATCTACAAGCCCCTTTCAAAACAAGAGGTTGAAAACATGCTTAAGCAAAGATTCAATATAGACTTTCCGTATATCCTGTATGTAGGTGGTTTTTCACCTCGGAAAAATCTCATAAGGTTGATTAAAGCTTACAATATGATAAGAGATCAAATTGATGGTATTCATCTTGTAATTCCTGGAAAATTTAGTAGGAGTTTTGAAGAGGTGAAAGGTCTTGTTGCAGAACTTGGGCTTTGTGAGCGTGTACATTTTGTTTCATACGTTGAGGTAGAACTAATGCCTTATTTATATAATGGTGCCATTTTATTTGTCTATCCATCCTTATATGAAGGATTTGGCCTTCCGCCACTTGAAGCAATGGCTTGTAAAATTCCTACAATTGCCAGCAACACGACTTCTCTGCCAGAAGTGTTAAAAGACGCAGCTATCTTTGTCAATCCTTATTTTGAGGAAGACATCGCAGAAAAGATTTTGCTTGTACTCGAAAGTGAAAAGCTTCGAAAAGAGCTTTCTGAAAAAGGTTATAGCTTAGCTAAGAAGTATAGCTGGGAGAAAACTATAAGCTCTACTATAGCTATCTATCAACAAATTTTTGCCTTGAAATCTTAGAGAAGTTAGAATATAATGTATTTGTAGAACAAAAATAATAAAGGTCGGGGCGTAGCTCAGTTTGGTTAGAGCGCTAGCTTGGGGTGCTAGAGGTTCGCTGGTTCAAGTCCAGTCGCCCCGACCATTTATTTTTGGGCTCTTTACATCTCTAATCTTAAAAGCATCTTAAAGATGTCAAATATATTCCTCTTTTCAACATCTTCACTTGCAACAAGGTTATAAATTGCAAGAGTCTTACCGTCCTTTATAAGTTCTATTCTACCCACTACTTGACCAAGCTTCACAGGTGCTGGTATTTCTTTTGGTAAGATAGTTTTGGTTTCAATAGAGTTTTCATCTCCTTTTTTAACAAGGAGTTTTACATCCCTTTCTAAAACTGCACTTACCTCTTTTTTTAGCCCATTTCTAACCCTAACCTTGCCAAAACTAAAATCTTTTGCATATGGGGCATACATCGCAAAGTTTGCAAATCCCCAGTCAAGAAGTCGTACAGCCTCGTTAAATCTTGTTTTACTATCTGGTGCAGCCATTATAACTGCAATAAGATGAAGAGCATTTCTCTGGGCTGATGCTGAGATACAAAACTTTGCTTTGTCAGTTGAACCTGTCTTTACACCTGTACAACCTCTATAAAATCTCACAAGTTTGTTTGTGTTTGTAAGCCCAAACTTACCGTCTCTTACAGTGTCAACCCATGTTGTAAGATAGTTTCTTACGAGTTTGTGTTTTAATAGTTCTCTTGACATAACAGCAACATCATATGCAGAGGTATAATGTCCTTCTGCATCAAGTCCATATGGATTTACAAAGTTTGTATCGAGCATACCAAGCTCTTTTGCCTTTTGGTTCATCATATAAACAAACCCTTGAACACTTCCAGCCAAATGCTCGGCCAAGGCAACACAGGCATCATTTGCAGATGCAATTGCAATGGATTTTAAAAGTTCTTCTACTGTCATCTCTTCATTTTCTTTTAGGTATACCTGGGAGCCACCAAGACTTGCAGCGTTCTGACTTGCAATTACCTTGTCAGAGAGCTTAAGTTTACCTTTTTCAATTGCCTCACATATCAAAATCATTGTCATTATCTTTGTAATTGAAGCTGGGGGAAGTTTTTCATGAGAGTTTTTCTCAAAAAGTACTCTGCCTGTGTCAAAGTCAACAAGTATTGCAGACATTGCAGAAAGTTCAGGACTATTTGTGAGTTCATTATTTTGCGTTTGACAAAAAGCTCTTATAAAATTTAAACTCGAAAGAAAGAAAGATAAAATTAAAAGTGTTAAAATTCTTTTCACAACCTTTCACCCCAATTCCTTTTATTTTCCTATAATTAAATTATCTACACAACCTCGGCTTGTTATTCACAATACATATTCTCAAAAATCAAGAGACATACTATTTTTAAAAAGCTATTTAAATTTTTGAAGTTACATGAGGTGAAAGGAATGAGGTATATAAAGGTCTTATTGGCATGTGCTCTTTTGATTGCTACTCTTTATACACTTTCTCATTATGAACAGATAAAATTCAGATATGTAGTGAACCCCATTGTTTTATCTTACTATGGTTCAACTGGAAGTGAGGTTATAGAAATTCAAAGAAGACTTAAACAATGGGGATATTATGATGGACCAATCGATGGAATATACGGGTACAAAACATATATGGCTGTGAGATATTTTCAAGCCAAAAACGGTCTAAAAGTTGATGGAATTGCGGGAAGTGAGACCTTAAGAGCACTTGGAATTGTAACCACAACTTCACGCTCATCTTACAATTCTAATCTGAACCTTCTTGCCCACTTAATCAGTGCAGAGGCACGGGGTGAGCCCTATGTTGGACAGGTTGCAGTTGGAGCTGTTGTGCTAAATAGAGTAAGGCATCCAAGCTTTCCAAACTCCATTGCAGGTGTCATATACCAACCCGGGGCATTTGAGTCTGTTTCAAACGGGCAGATTAATCTACCGCCAACAGCCTCTGCGATAAATGCAGCACGAGATGCTCTAAACGGCTGGGACCCAACAGGGGGAGCTCTCTACTTTTTCAACCCGGCAAAGACAACAAATAAATGGATTTGGAGCAGGCCAATTGTTGCTGTTATAGGCAATCATGTGTTTGCAAAGTGAGGTGAAAAAATTTTAAAATGGACCTGCCATTTAAGCTATACCCTCAAGAACCTATCTCTGGTGATAAGCTGATGATAATTTATAACAGAGGCATCTTACTTGATGGACTAAAGAAGGATATTTACCTTCAATTTGGGTTTGGAAGAGATGATTTGATAGAAAAAATTTATGAGTGCAAAATGATCAGAAAAAACTCAGAATATCTAATGGTAATCCCAACTTTGATAAATGGATTTTTATACTTAGCATTTAAAGATAGCTTTGGAAACAAAGATGACAACAACGGCAGTTTCTATAAGGTTCTTATAAAATCAAAGGAATGAGAGGCTTTTCTCTCATTCCTTTTTACACTCTTTGCAGATGCCATAGAATTTTACCATATGATTTATCACCTTAAATCCCTTTTTCTTTTCAATCTGCTCTTCTAAAGCCTCTAAAAGGTCGTCTTCTGCTTCTTCTACCCTACCACATTTGATACAAATCAAATGGTGATGGTTATGCGAATCTTCACTATTTGAAAGTTCAAACCGTGAACATCCATCGTCAAGGTCAATTTTATTGAGCACTTTTAAATCACTTAAAAGCATTATTGTTCTATACACTGTTGCCAGTCCTATTTCTGGCATCTTTTCTTTAACTATCCTATAAATTTCTTCTATACTCAGATGCTTATCTTGATTGTCCAAGATAGAATCAAGAATTATCCTCCTCTGTGTTGTTAGCTTATATCCCTTTTGTTTAAGTTGTTCTTTTATCTCCTCTAATTGATTTTTGCTCATTGATTTTCTCCAACTCCATTTAGTTAAAATTATAACTTCTCTATTTTATGATATACATTTTATTCTCAACCAAACTGACATGTCAATATCTTATAGAGCACTTTTGCTTACAACCTTTACAATTACCTCTGCATTTTAAAGAATCCAAAAGCGAAGAGTTGCATCTTGGACATTTTTTGTTTGTAATGTCAGCTTCATAACCACATACAGGACACTTTGTCTTCATTTTGAAGTTGCACCTCTTTTTCGAGAATTTTTAAACAATCATAATATGTGCTAAAAGTCCTCCCACCAAAATGGCTATTACAGCCGAAGAAACCCAAATAAAAAGTGAATACTTTAGCCCGTTTTCTTTTGTCATCATGGCAAAGGATGTTATACAAGGAACAAACAGAGTAGTTGTTACAAGTGCCACAAACATCTGTCTTTTTGTGGTAGGAATTGTGACAAGCCCTGCTGCACCATAGTCTCGTCTTATAATGCTCAGAATAAACACCTCTGTCATTCTCTTTGGAAGTTTCAAAAAACCTGTAACAATGGGCTGTGCTATATTTTCAATAATTTTAAGAAAACCTGTTGCGTCCAAAAATCCAAGTATAAGTGTTGCCAAAACAAATATAGGCAGTGCTTCAATCAGGAAGTTTTTAGACTTGTAATATGTCTTTTTAATAACGTTTAATATAAGCGGAATTCTTAAAGTAGGAAGGTCTATAAATAGCGATGTTGAGCTGCCTTGTATAACCTTGTTCAATATCCTTCCTACAATCCCAAATATTAATCCAATAATGAGTATATATACAACAAGATACCAAAAACCAAGTCTTGCTATAAGTCCACTTATAATTCCAAGCTGAGCAGAACACGGAATTGCAAGTCCAAGTAAAAACATAGTGATAATCCTCTCTCTTTTTGAGCCCAAAATCCTTGTTGTCATTGTAGCCATTGTGACACATCCAAAACCCAATATAATCGGGATTATAGCTCTGCCATTAAGACCAATTTTGTTAAATACTTTGTCAACAAGTGCTGCAATTCTTGGAAGATACCCACTGTCTTCTAATATACTCATAAAAAGGTGAAAGGCAACCACAAGAGGAAATAGAAGACCTAAAAAAACTACTGGAAACATAGAAAGCAGGCCGTAGTTACCAATTAAAATTTTTTGTATATAGATATTTTTTACAAATGGAGTGAGTAAGCCTTTCACAAATCCAAGATAATACTCACCCATTACCTTATTCATTGTAAAATCAACAACTCTCTGAGCAACAAGCACACCCATAAAGTAGTACATTATATAAAGAGTTGCTGCTAAAACGGGAATACCAGTTATAGGATTTACAAGTATTTCACTTATTCTATTTTTAATTTCAAGCTTTTTTGTGTCAAATCTTACTGCTTTTTCAAATATCTTATCAACATGAGATCTTCTTAAACTGTAAATCTTCTCTTGCAACTCTGAAATCGAAGAGTTAAAGACATTTTCAGCTGTAGTAAGGCCATCTTTAGAAAATTCTATACCTGCCTCCTGTAAAAGTTTTTGAAGCTGTGGTGTAGGATTGCCTTTTCTAAAAAGGTTTTTATCAATCGCCTCTTGGAGCTTTTCTATGCCTTCTGCTTTGGTTGCTGAAGTGACAATTACCTCAACACCTAAGGTCTTTTTTAAGGCATCTATGTCAATCTTCATGTCATTTTTTTTAACCTCATCAAACATGTTTAAAACAACAATTATGTCCTTTTGATAGTCTATGAGCTGTTGGGTTAAAAATAAATCTCTGTCAAGGTGAAGAGCATCAACAACGTTTATCACTTTGTCAACGCTCAGAACAATATCTCTTGTAACTATCTCCTCGTCATTAAAAGAAGAGATGCCATAAACACCGGGGGTGTCAATTACTACATAGTTTTTGTAAAATCCATAGTTTATATCAACTGTTGTTCCAGGAAAATTTGAAACTTCAACATATTTACCAGTGAGTTTGCTAAAAACTACTGACTTTCCAACATTAGGATTACCGACAAGAGCTATGACTTCTTTGTCTTGAGGAAGTTTGAGTAGTTCAAATGACTGGCAGTGACAATGCATTTTCTTTTCAAACCCCTTTCATATCATTGTTCAATCTCTATCTGTTTTGCAAGTTCTCTCCCTATCGCAACCTCTTGATGGTTTTTGCGTAAAATAACAGGCCCATTGTTTATTTTAGCAATGCACTTGACTCTACTTCCTTCATTTATCCCAAATCTCAGTGCATATATCCTTGCATTTTTGCTCTTTATACTCTTTATCACAACTTCCTGCCCTTTTGATACCATGTCCAATGTCATAAATCCTCACCTCTTTTTTTACAATCTTCAATGCTCAAGTTTGTCTTTGAAAACGTGTTGTAATTGATAGTTTATTTTAATTGAGAATTATTCTCAATTAAATGATATCAAATTTTTTCTAACAAGTCAAGCAAAATCTCAGAAGGTTTTCAGAATAAAGCTAAAAATCAAAGCTGTGAAAGAAAAGAGTAATTTTTCTCAATTTTTTAGCCATTTGACGCAAAATTTCGCAAATTTTGACCTTTTTTGACCTTGACAAAGTCTATATTTGTAATTATTTTTATAATTGGAAGAGTATATAATCCTCCTTTAATCAAAAAAAGGGGGGTGAAAAAAAGTGAACAAAACAAGCAGTGAAGTACAAGCCACAGTAGATGCTGTAAAGCTCAAAGACCTGTCAAAGTCTGCACCAGAGCTGTTTGGAGTAAAAACTGGAGTGGATGGCATAGATAAGCTTTTTTACAAGGCTGAATTTTCAAAAGAAACTGGCAAGCCTATGGTAAAACCACTTGGTGGAATTCCCGCGTATTCTGTTATAAACCTAAGTGGTGTTGCTGACACTGGGAAAAGTCTATTTGCTGAGCAGTTTGCTGTTACTCAAGCAAATGAAGGAAATAGCGTTCTTTATATCACAGTCGAAACACCTGCGGAGTTTCTGTACTCTTCACTTCTTTCACGTGCTGCTGCCATGAACATTGACAAGTCAAAAGTTGAAGAAAATGTGTACATGCTTGACATTACCAAAGACTTTAATATCCGCGGTAACATAAATAACTTCATTAAGACAATAGAAAATGCAGCCACAAGATTTAATATAAAAAACGTGGTAATTGACTCTGTTACAGGATTATTTGAATCAAAAGAGATTTACGCAAGAGAAATTGTGAGAACTATCTATAATTTTCTAAAATCAAAGAGACTCACAACCTTGATGATTTCACAAAAGCGAAGCGGACAGGAACATCTCTCTGCTGAGGCTGCAGGCGGATATGCAGTAAGTCATATTGTTGATGGCACAATTGTATTTTCAAAACAAGTTATTATGAACAGGTTTGACAGCAGTACATTCAAAAGACCAATTGGTGATGTTATTCGTCTTTTGAGAGTTGATGGATGTAGAATGTGTGGCCATGATTCAAAAACATATGTATTTGAGATTGAGCAAAACGGACTCATAAAGGTTCTGTACCCGCTCGGATATATAGCAGGCCAGCAAAAAGAAGACAAAGAATAAATAAAGTAAATAAAATATACAAAAAAGGGGTGCAGGCCATGAAAAGGATTGATTTGGTGCAGCAAAATATCGATGAGGTTATAAAACAAATTTTCTCAATTGCTATTGACATCTTGGGTGGACCAAGAAAGCTTGTTGAGTACAAAAGACTTACATGGCTTGCATCACTGATGGAAGCTATTTTTGTCATTTACCTTCACAGTGAAGAAAACCAATCAGCAGACGAGATTGCTGAATTTTTGGGAATTAGCACTCAAACAACAAAAGCAATTTTGCAGAGCAAGCCTGAATATGCAAAGAGCAAGCTTAAAAGTGGTGACAGCGCTGAAAAAACTCATATTGCAGGTGGTATTGCAAAACTTGCATACAAGACATGGAAGGAAAGCCAAAGTGGAAAATAAAAAACGGCTCTATGCAGAGACTGCGTAGAGCCGGAATTTTTTTACACATTCACATTGAACAAATCTGTTGATAAATATCTCTCACCTGTGTCAGGAAGAAGAACAACAATCATCTTCTTCTTATTCTCACTCTTTTTTGCAACCTCAACGGCGCCATAAAGTGCTGCACCTGATGAGATTCCAACCAAAATCCCTTCTTCTCTTGCTAAGTACCTTGACATCTCAAACGCATCATCAGATTTTACTTTTATTATCTGGTCATAAATCTTTGTGTTCAAAACCTTTGGTACAAACCCAGCACCGATTCCTTGTATCTTGTGAGGCCGTGGCATCTCACCTGACAACACTGCAGACTCAAAAGGTTCAACCGCAACAATTTTCACACTTGGTTTTTTCTCTTTTAACACTTCTCCAACACCTGTAATTGTACCACCTGTGCCAACACCTGCAACAAATATGTCAACCTGACCGTTTGTATCATTCCAAATCTCAAGCGCAGTTGTTCTTCTGTGAATTTCTGGGTTTGCTAAATTTTCAAACTGCTGAGGCATAAAAGCGTTAGGAGTTGAGTTGTAAATCTCAAAAGCTTTTTCAATTGCACCTTTCATTCCCTTCTCACCAGGTGTCAAAACAATCTCTGCACCATATGCCCGAAGCAGCTTTCTTCTTTCAATGCTCATTGTCTCTGGCATGGTCAAAATGAGCTTGTAGCCTTTTACAGCGCATACCATTGCAAGAGCAATACCTGTATTGCCACTTGTTGGCTCAATGATCACTGTGTCTTTGTTAATTAGTCCCCTTTTCTCAGCATCCTCAATCATTGCAAGACCTATCCTGTCTTTAACACTTCCGCCAGGATTGAAATACTCTATCTTTGCAATGATTTCTGCATCAAGTTCTTTTGAAAGCTTATTTAGCCTCACAAGCGGTGTCTTTCCAATTAACTCAGTTATATTGTTGTAAATCATTTATATACCCCCAAATCCAATCGAAATAGTCGGTTTTTATTTTATTATATAACTTTCTCATCAATATGTCAAAAAAAATTAAAAAAAGTAGTTTTATTTATTGATTTTGAGACTTTGAAATTTCCTCTCTTACAATCTCTCTTATTCTTTCTTCTGTCAAAACCTCAGACTTTGTTGCAAGATTCATCTTCTTCAATATACTTTCAACCTGTTTTGATATATACTCGTTTAGCTCTTTTTTCTGTTCTTCACCTTTTTCCATTATCTTTTGAATTACCT
This Caldicellulosiruptor changbaiensis DNA region includes the following protein-coding sequences:
- the cysK gene encoding cysteine synthase A, whose protein sequence is MIYNNITELIGKTPLVRLNKLSKELDAEIIAKIEYFNPGGSVKDRIGLAMIEDAEKRGLINKDTVIIEPTSGNTGIALAMVCAVKGYKLILTMPETMSIERRKLLRAYGAEIVLTPGEKGMKGAIEKAFEIYNSTPNAFMPQQFENLANPEIHRRTTALEIWNDTNGQVDIFVAGVGTGGTITGVGEVLKEKKPSVKIVAVEPFESAVLSGEMPRPHKIQGIGAGFVPKVLNTKIYDQIIKVKSDDAFEMSRYLAREEGILVGISSGAALYGAVEVAKKSENKKKMIVVLLPDTGERYLSTDLFNVNV
- a CDS encoding KaiC domain-containing protein → MNKTSSEVQATVDAVKLKDLSKSAPELFGVKTGVDGIDKLFYKAEFSKETGKPMVKPLGGIPAYSVINLSGVADTGKSLFAEQFAVTQANEGNSVLYITVETPAEFLYSSLLSRAAAMNIDKSKVEENVYMLDITKDFNIRGNINNFIKTIENAATRFNIKNVVIDSVTGLFESKEIYAREIVRTIYNFLKSKRLTTLMISQKRSGQEHLSAEAAGGYAVSHIVDGTIVFSKQVIMNRFDSSTFKRPIGDVIRLLRVDGCRMCGHDSKTYVFEIEQNGLIKVLYPLGYIAGQQKEDKE
- a CDS encoding FeoA family protein is translated as MTLDMVSKGQEVVIKSIKSKNARIYALRFGINEGSRVKCIAKINNGPVILRKNHQEVAIGRELAKQIEIEQ
- the feoB gene encoding ferrous iron transport protein B; this translates as MHCHCQSFELLKLPQDKEVIALVGNPNVGKSVVFSKLTGKYVEVSNFPGTTVDINYGFYKNYVVIDTPGVYGISSFNDEEIVTRDIVLSVDKVINVVDALHLDRDLFLTQQLIDYQKDIIVVLNMFDEVKKNDMKIDIDALKKTLGVEVIVTSATKAEGIEKLQEAIDKNLFRKGNPTPQLQKLLQEAGIEFSKDGLTTAENVFNSSISELQEKIYSLRRSHVDKIFEKAVRFDTKKLEIKNRISEILVNPITGIPVLAATLYIMYYFMGVLVAQRVVDFTMNKVMGEYYLGFVKGLLTPFVKNIYIQKILIGNYGLLSMFPVVFLGLLFPLVVAFHLFMSILEDSGYLPRIAALVDKVFNKIGLNGRAIIPIILGFGCVTMATMTTRILGSKRERIITMFLLGLAIPCSAQLGIISGLIARLGFWYLVVYILIIGLIFGIVGRILNKVIQGSSTSLFIDLPTLRIPLILNVIKKTYYKSKNFLIEALPIFVLATLILGFLDATGFLKIIENIAQPIVTGFLKLPKRMTEVFILSIIRRDYGAAGLVTIPTTKRQMFVALVTTTLFVPCITSFAMMTKENGLKYSLFIWVSSAVIAILVGGLLAHIMIV
- a CDS encoding phasin family protein; the encoded protein is MKDLLEKVINIGLGVFALSKEKVERVVNELAEKGEISKNEVQEVIQKIMEKGEEQKKELNEYISKQVESILKKMNLATKSEVLTEERIREIVREEISKSQNQ